One part of the Eptesicus fuscus isolate TK198812 chromosome 2, DD_ASM_mEF_20220401, whole genome shotgun sequence genome encodes these proteins:
- the LOC103303629 gene encoding UDP-glucuronosyltransferase 2B31-like isoform X5: MPRKWVSVLLLLQLSCHFSPGSCGKVLVWPTEYSHWINMKTILDALVQRGHEVTVLTSSASILVDPNKPTAIQFEIFPTSLTKDDFEDLFMRLISKWTYMPKYTFWTYFSLLEKWDQLCSKALGRPTTLFELMGKAEMWLIRTYWDFEFPHPLLPNFEFVGGLHCKPAKPLPKEMEEFAQSSGENGIVVFSLGSMVTNMTEERANVIASALAQLPQKVIWRYDGKKPDTLGPNTRLYKWIPQNDLLGHPKTKAFITHGGTNGIYEAIYHGIPMVGLPMFADQPDNIAHMKTKGAAVRLDFNTISSTDLLNALKTVINDPSYKESALKLSRIHHDQPVKPLDRAVFWIEFVMRHKGAKHLRPAAHDLSWFQYHSLDVIGFLLACVATATFVITKCVLFCCRKLFKTGKKNKRE; the protein is encoded by the exons ATGCCTAGGAAGTGGGTTTCAGTTCTGCTGCTGCTACAGCTGAGTTGTCACTTCAGCCCTGGGAGCTGTGGGAAGGTGCTGGTGTGGCCCACAGAATACAGCCATTGGATCAACATGAAGACAATCCTGGATGCACTTGTCCAGAGAGGTCATGAAGTGACTGTTCTGACATCTTCAGCCTCAATTCTTGTTGATCCCAATAAACCAACTGCTATTCAATTTGAGATTTTTCCTACATCTTTAACAAAAGATGATTTTGAGGATCTTTTCATGCGGCTGATCTCTAAGTGGACATATATGccaaaatatacattttggaCTTATTTTTCACTACT TGAGAAGTGGGATCAGCTTTGCAGCAAAGCACTAG gaAGACCCACTACATTATTTGAGTTAATGGGGAAAGCTGAAATGTGGCTTATTCGAACCTATTGGGATTTTGAATTCCCTCACCCACTCTTGCCAAATTTTGAATTTGTTGGAGGCCTCCACTGCAAACCTGCTAAGCCTCTGCCTAAG GAAATGGAAGAGTTTGCCCAGAGCTCTGGAGAAAATGGTATTGTGGTGTTTTCCCTGGGGTCGATGGTCACTAACATGACAGAAGAAAGAGCCAATGTGATTGCATCAGCCCTTGCCCAGCTTCCTCAAAAG GTTATATGGAGATATGATGGCAAAAAACCAGATACCTTAGGGCCAAATACTCGGCTCTATAAATGGATCCCCCAGAATGACCTTCTTG GCCATCCAAAAACCAAAGCCTTTATAACTCATGGTGGAACCAATGGCATCTATGAGGCGATCTACCATGGGATCCCTATGGTGGGCCTTCCTATGTTTGCGGATCAACCTGATAACATTGCTCACATGAAGACCAAGGGAGCAGCTGTCAGATTGGACTTCAACACTATTTCAAGTACAGATTTGCTCAATGCATTGAAGACTGTCATTAATGACCCTTC ATATAAGGAGAGTGCTTTGAAATTATCAAGAATTCATCATGACCAGCCAGTAAAGCCTCTGGATCGAGCGGTCTTCTGGATCGAGTTTGTCATGCGCCACAAAGGAGCCAAACATCTTCGGCCAGCCGCCCATGACCTCAGCTGGTTCCAGTACCACTCTTTGGATGTGATAGGGTTCCTGCTGGCCTGTGTGGCAACTGCTACATTTGTCATCacaaaatgtgttctgttttgttgccggaagctttttaaaacaggaaagaagaataaaagagagTAG
- the LOC103303629 gene encoding UDP-glucuronosyltransferase 2B31-like isoform X1 gives MPRKWVSVLLLLQLSCHFSPGSCGKVLVWPTEYSHWINMKTILDALVQRGHEVTVLTSSASILVDPNKPTAIQFEIFPTSLTKDDFEDLFMRLISKWTYMPKYTFWTYFSLLQDIILEYTDFVQTLCKDVVLNKKLMTKLQESRFDVVLADPAGPCGELLAELLKIPFVYSLRFSVGYTIERYSGGLPFPPSYVPVVLSELSDQMTFMERVKNMMYVLYFDFWFQAFSEKWDQLCSKALGRPTTLFELMGKAEMWLIRTYWDFEFPHPLLPNFEFVGGLHCKPAKPLPKEMEEFAQSSGENGIVVFSLGSMVTNMTEERANVIASALAQLPQKVIWRYDGKKPDTLGPNTRLYKWIPQNDLLGHPKTKAFITHGGTNGIYEAIYHGIPMVGLPMFADQPDNIAHMKTKGAAVRLDFNTISSTDLLNALKTVINDPSYKESALKLSRIHHDQPVKPLDRAVFWIEFVMRHKGAKHLRPAAHDLSWFQYHSLDVIGFLLACVATATFVITKCVLFCCRKLFKTGKKNKRE, from the exons ATGCCTAGGAAGTGGGTTTCAGTTCTGCTGCTGCTACAGCTGAGTTGTCACTTCAGCCCTGGGAGCTGTGGGAAGGTGCTGGTGTGGCCCACAGAATACAGCCATTGGATCAACATGAAGACAATCCTGGATGCACTTGTCCAGAGAGGTCATGAAGTGACTGTTCTGACATCTTCAGCCTCAATTCTTGTTGATCCCAATAAACCAACTGCTATTCAATTTGAGATTTTTCCTACATCTTTAACAAAAGATGATTTTGAGGATCTTTTCATGCGGCTGATCTCTAAGTGGACATATATGccaaaatatacattttggaCTTATTTTTCACTACTGCAAGATATCATTTTGGAATATACTGATTTTGTTCAAACACTCTGTAAAGATGTAGTTTTGAACAAGAAACTTATGACCAAACTACAGGAATCAAGGTTTGATGTCGTTCTTGCAGATCCCGCTGGACCCTGTGGTGAGCTGCTGGCTGAGCTACTTAAAATACCTTTTGTGTACAGTCTCCGCTTCTCTGTTGGCTATACAATTGAAAGGTACAGTGGAGGACTTCCATTCCCTCCATCCTATGTACCTGTTGTCTTGTCAGAATTAAGTGATCAAATGACATTCATGGAGCGAGTAAAAAATATGATGTACGTGCTTTATTTTGATTTCTGGTTCCAAGCATTTAGTGAGAAGTGGGATCAGCTTTGCAGCAAAGCACTAG gaAGACCCACTACATTATTTGAGTTAATGGGGAAAGCTGAAATGTGGCTTATTCGAACCTATTGGGATTTTGAATTCCCTCACCCACTCTTGCCAAATTTTGAATTTGTTGGAGGCCTCCACTGCAAACCTGCTAAGCCTCTGCCTAAG GAAATGGAAGAGTTTGCCCAGAGCTCTGGAGAAAATGGTATTGTGGTGTTTTCCCTGGGGTCGATGGTCACTAACATGACAGAAGAAAGAGCCAATGTGATTGCATCAGCCCTTGCCCAGCTTCCTCAAAAG GTTATATGGAGATATGATGGCAAAAAACCAGATACCTTAGGGCCAAATACTCGGCTCTATAAATGGATCCCCCAGAATGACCTTCTTG GCCATCCAAAAACCAAAGCCTTTATAACTCATGGTGGAACCAATGGCATCTATGAGGCGATCTACCATGGGATCCCTATGGTGGGCCTTCCTATGTTTGCGGATCAACCTGATAACATTGCTCACATGAAGACCAAGGGAGCAGCTGTCAGATTGGACTTCAACACTATTTCAAGTACAGATTTGCTCAATGCATTGAAGACTGTCATTAATGACCCTTC ATATAAGGAGAGTGCTTTGAAATTATCAAGAATTCATCATGACCAGCCAGTAAAGCCTCTGGATCGAGCGGTCTTCTGGATCGAGTTTGTCATGCGCCACAAAGGAGCCAAACATCTTCGGCCAGCCGCCCATGACCTCAGCTGGTTCCAGTACCACTCTTTGGATGTGATAGGGTTCCTGCTGGCCTGTGTGGCAACTGCTACATTTGTCATCacaaaatgtgttctgttttgttgccggaagctttttaaaacaggaaagaagaataaaagagagTAG
- the LOC103303629 gene encoding UDP-glucuronosyltransferase 2B31-like isoform X4 produces the protein MPRKWVSVLLLLQLSCHFSPGSCGKVLVWPTEYSHWINMKTILDALVQRGHEVTVLTSSASILVDPNKPTAIQFEIFPTSLTKDDFEDLFMRLISKWTYMPKYTFWTYFSLLQDIILEYTDFVQTLCKDVVLNKKLMTKLQESRFDVVLADPAGPCGRPTTLFELMGKAEMWLIRTYWDFEFPHPLLPNFEFVGGLHCKPAKPLPKEMEEFAQSSGENGIVVFSLGSMVTNMTEERANVIASALAQLPQKVIWRYDGKKPDTLGPNTRLYKWIPQNDLLGHPKTKAFITHGGTNGIYEAIYHGIPMVGLPMFADQPDNIAHMKTKGAAVRLDFNTISSTDLLNALKTVINDPSYKESALKLSRIHHDQPVKPLDRAVFWIEFVMRHKGAKHLRPAAHDLSWFQYHSLDVIGFLLACVATATFVITKCVLFCCRKLFKTGKKNKRE, from the exons ATGCCTAGGAAGTGGGTTTCAGTTCTGCTGCTGCTACAGCTGAGTTGTCACTTCAGCCCTGGGAGCTGTGGGAAGGTGCTGGTGTGGCCCACAGAATACAGCCATTGGATCAACATGAAGACAATCCTGGATGCACTTGTCCAGAGAGGTCATGAAGTGACTGTTCTGACATCTTCAGCCTCAATTCTTGTTGATCCCAATAAACCAACTGCTATTCAATTTGAGATTTTTCCTACATCTTTAACAAAAGATGATTTTGAGGATCTTTTCATGCGGCTGATCTCTAAGTGGACATATATGccaaaatatacattttggaCTTATTTTTCACTACTGCAAGATATCATTTTGGAATATACTGATTTTGTTCAAACACTCTGTAAAGATGTAGTTTTGAACAAGAAACTTATGACCAAACTACAGGAATCAAGGTTTGATGTCGTTCTTGCAGATCCCGCTGGACCCTGTG gaAGACCCACTACATTATTTGAGTTAATGGGGAAAGCTGAAATGTGGCTTATTCGAACCTATTGGGATTTTGAATTCCCTCACCCACTCTTGCCAAATTTTGAATTTGTTGGAGGCCTCCACTGCAAACCTGCTAAGCCTCTGCCTAAG GAAATGGAAGAGTTTGCCCAGAGCTCTGGAGAAAATGGTATTGTGGTGTTTTCCCTGGGGTCGATGGTCACTAACATGACAGAAGAAAGAGCCAATGTGATTGCATCAGCCCTTGCCCAGCTTCCTCAAAAG GTTATATGGAGATATGATGGCAAAAAACCAGATACCTTAGGGCCAAATACTCGGCTCTATAAATGGATCCCCCAGAATGACCTTCTTG GCCATCCAAAAACCAAAGCCTTTATAACTCATGGTGGAACCAATGGCATCTATGAGGCGATCTACCATGGGATCCCTATGGTGGGCCTTCCTATGTTTGCGGATCAACCTGATAACATTGCTCACATGAAGACCAAGGGAGCAGCTGTCAGATTGGACTTCAACACTATTTCAAGTACAGATTTGCTCAATGCATTGAAGACTGTCATTAATGACCCTTC ATATAAGGAGAGTGCTTTGAAATTATCAAGAATTCATCATGACCAGCCAGTAAAGCCTCTGGATCGAGCGGTCTTCTGGATCGAGTTTGTCATGCGCCACAAAGGAGCCAAACATCTTCGGCCAGCCGCCCATGACCTCAGCTGGTTCCAGTACCACTCTTTGGATGTGATAGGGTTCCTGCTGGCCTGTGTGGCAACTGCTACATTTGTCATCacaaaatgtgttctgttttgttgccggaagctttttaaaacaggaaagaagaataaaagagagTAG
- the LOC103303629 gene encoding UDP-glucuronosyltransferase 2B31-like isoform X2 codes for MPRKWVSVLLLLQLSCHFSPGSCGKVLVWPTEYSHWINMKTILDALVQRGHEVTVLTSSASILVDPNKPTAIQFEIFPTSLTKDDFEDLFMRLISKWTYMPKYTFWTYFSLLQDIILEYTDFVQTLCKDVVLNKKLMTKLQESRFDVVLADPAGPCGELLAELLKIPFVYSLRFSVGYTIERYSGGLPFPPSYVPVVLSELSDQMTFMERVKNMMYVLYFDFWFQAFSEKWDQLCSKALGKPTTLFELMGKAEMWLIRTYWDFEFPHPLLPNFEFVGGLHCKPAKPLPKEMEEFAQSSGENGIVVFSLGSMVTNMTEERANVIASALAQLPQKVIWRYDGKKPDTLGPNTRLYKWIPQNDLLGHPKTKAFITHGGTNGIYEAIYHGIPMVGLPMFADQPDNIAHMKTKGAAVRLDFNTISSTDLLNALKTVINDPSYKESALKLSRIHHDQPVKPLDRAVFWIEFVMRHKGAKHLRPAAHDLSWFQYHSLDVIGFLLACVATATFVITKCVLFCCRKLFKTGKKNKRE; via the exons ATGCCTAGGAAGTGGGTTTCAGTTCTGCTGCTGCTACAGCTGAGTTGTCACTTCAGCCCTGGGAGCTGTGGGAAGGTGCTGGTGTGGCCCACAGAATACAGCCATTGGATCAACATGAAGACAATCCTGGATGCACTTGTCCAGAGAGGTCATGAAGTGACTGTTCTGACATCTTCAGCCTCAATTCTTGTTGATCCCAATAAACCAACTGCTATTCAATTTGAGATTTTTCCTACATCTTTAACAAAAGATGATTTTGAGGATCTTTTCATGCGGCTGATCTCTAAGTGGACATATATGccaaaatatacattttggaCTTATTTTTCACTACTGCAAGATATCATTTTGGAATATACTGATTTTGTTCAAACACTCTGTAAAGATGTAGTTTTGAACAAGAAACTTATGACCAAACTACAGGAATCAAGGTTTGATGTCGTTCTTGCAGATCCCGCTGGACCCTGTGGTGAGCTGCTGGCTGAGCTACTTAAAATACCTTTTGTGTACAGTCTCCGCTTCTCTGTTGGCTATACAATTGAAAGGTACAGTGGAGGACTTCCATTCCCTCCATCCTATGTACCTGTTGTCTTGTCAGAATTAAGTGATCAAATGACATTCATGGAGCGAGTAAAAAATATGATGTACGTGCTTTATTTTGATTTCTGGTTCCAAGCATTTAGTGAGAAGTGGGATCAGCTTTGCAGCAAAGCACTAGGTAA ACCCACTACATTATTTGAGTTAATGGGGAAAGCTGAAATGTGGCTTATTCGAACCTATTGGGATTTTGAATTCCCTCACCCACTCTTGCCAAATTTTGAATTTGTTGGAGGCCTCCACTGCAAACCTGCTAAGCCTCTGCCTAAG GAAATGGAAGAGTTTGCCCAGAGCTCTGGAGAAAATGGTATTGTGGTGTTTTCCCTGGGGTCGATGGTCACTAACATGACAGAAGAAAGAGCCAATGTGATTGCATCAGCCCTTGCCCAGCTTCCTCAAAAG GTTATATGGAGATATGATGGCAAAAAACCAGATACCTTAGGGCCAAATACTCGGCTCTATAAATGGATCCCCCAGAATGACCTTCTTG GCCATCCAAAAACCAAAGCCTTTATAACTCATGGTGGAACCAATGGCATCTATGAGGCGATCTACCATGGGATCCCTATGGTGGGCCTTCCTATGTTTGCGGATCAACCTGATAACATTGCTCACATGAAGACCAAGGGAGCAGCTGTCAGATTGGACTTCAACACTATTTCAAGTACAGATTTGCTCAATGCATTGAAGACTGTCATTAATGACCCTTC ATATAAGGAGAGTGCTTTGAAATTATCAAGAATTCATCATGACCAGCCAGTAAAGCCTCTGGATCGAGCGGTCTTCTGGATCGAGTTTGTCATGCGCCACAAAGGAGCCAAACATCTTCGGCCAGCCGCCCATGACCTCAGCTGGTTCCAGTACCACTCTTTGGATGTGATAGGGTTCCTGCTGGCCTGTGTGGCAACTGCTACATTTGTCATCacaaaatgtgttctgttttgttgccggaagctttttaaaacaggaaagaagaataaaagagagTAG
- the LOC103303629 gene encoding UDP-glucuronosyltransferase 2B31-like isoform X6, with amino-acid sequence MPRKWVSVLLLLQLSCHFSPGSCGKVLVWPTEYSHWINMKTILDALVQRGHEVTVLTSSASILVDPNKPTAIQFEIFPTSLTKDDFEDLFMRLISKWTYMPKYTFWTYFSLLQDIILEYTDFVQTLCKDVVLNKKLMTKLQESRFDVVLADPAGPCGELLAELLKIPFVYSLRFSVGYTIERYSGGLPFPPSYVPVVLSELSDQMTFMERVKNMMYVLYFDFWFQAFSEKWDQLCSKALGRPTTLFELMGKAEMWLIRTYWDFEFPHPLLPNFEFVGGLHCKPAKPLPKEMEEFAQSSGENGIVVFSLGSMVTNMTEERANVIASALAQLPQKVIWRYDGKKPDTLGPNTRLYKWIPQNDLLDIRRVL; translated from the exons ATGCCTAGGAAGTGGGTTTCAGTTCTGCTGCTGCTACAGCTGAGTTGTCACTTCAGCCCTGGGAGCTGTGGGAAGGTGCTGGTGTGGCCCACAGAATACAGCCATTGGATCAACATGAAGACAATCCTGGATGCACTTGTCCAGAGAGGTCATGAAGTGACTGTTCTGACATCTTCAGCCTCAATTCTTGTTGATCCCAATAAACCAACTGCTATTCAATTTGAGATTTTTCCTACATCTTTAACAAAAGATGATTTTGAGGATCTTTTCATGCGGCTGATCTCTAAGTGGACATATATGccaaaatatacattttggaCTTATTTTTCACTACTGCAAGATATCATTTTGGAATATACTGATTTTGTTCAAACACTCTGTAAAGATGTAGTTTTGAACAAGAAACTTATGACCAAACTACAGGAATCAAGGTTTGATGTCGTTCTTGCAGATCCCGCTGGACCCTGTGGTGAGCTGCTGGCTGAGCTACTTAAAATACCTTTTGTGTACAGTCTCCGCTTCTCTGTTGGCTATACAATTGAAAGGTACAGTGGAGGACTTCCATTCCCTCCATCCTATGTACCTGTTGTCTTGTCAGAATTAAGTGATCAAATGACATTCATGGAGCGAGTAAAAAATATGATGTACGTGCTTTATTTTGATTTCTGGTTCCAAGCATTTAGTGAGAAGTGGGATCAGCTTTGCAGCAAAGCACTAG gaAGACCCACTACATTATTTGAGTTAATGGGGAAAGCTGAAATGTGGCTTATTCGAACCTATTGGGATTTTGAATTCCCTCACCCACTCTTGCCAAATTTTGAATTTGTTGGAGGCCTCCACTGCAAACCTGCTAAGCCTCTGCCTAAG GAAATGGAAGAGTTTGCCCAGAGCTCTGGAGAAAATGGTATTGTGGTGTTTTCCCTGGGGTCGATGGTCACTAACATGACAGAAGAAAGAGCCAATGTGATTGCATCAGCCCTTGCCCAGCTTCCTCAAAAG GTTATATGGAGATATGATGGCAAAAAACCAGATACCTTAGGGCCAAATACTCGGCTCTATAAATGGATCCCCCAGAATGACCTTCTTG ATATAAGGAGAGTGCTTTGA
- the LOC103303629 gene encoding UDP-glucuronosyltransferase 2B31-like isoform X3 yields MPRKWVSVLLLLQLSCHFSPGSCGKVLVWPTEYSHWINMKTILDALVQRGHEVTVLTSSASILVDPNKPTAIQFEIFPTSLTKDDFEDLFMRLISKWTYMPKYTFWTYFSLLQDIILEYTDFVQTLCKDVVLNKKLMTKLQESRFDVVLADPAGPCGELLAELLKIPFVYSLRFSVGYTIERYSGGLPFPPSYVPVVLSELSDQMTFMERVKNMMYVLYFDFWFQAFSEKWDQLCSKALGRPTTLFELMGKAEMWLIRTYWDFEFPHPLLPNFEFVGGLHCKPAKPLPKVIWRYDGKKPDTLGPNTRLYKWIPQNDLLGHPKTKAFITHGGTNGIYEAIYHGIPMVGLPMFADQPDNIAHMKTKGAAVRLDFNTISSTDLLNALKTVINDPSYKESALKLSRIHHDQPVKPLDRAVFWIEFVMRHKGAKHLRPAAHDLSWFQYHSLDVIGFLLACVATATFVITKCVLFCCRKLFKTGKKNKRE; encoded by the exons ATGCCTAGGAAGTGGGTTTCAGTTCTGCTGCTGCTACAGCTGAGTTGTCACTTCAGCCCTGGGAGCTGTGGGAAGGTGCTGGTGTGGCCCACAGAATACAGCCATTGGATCAACATGAAGACAATCCTGGATGCACTTGTCCAGAGAGGTCATGAAGTGACTGTTCTGACATCTTCAGCCTCAATTCTTGTTGATCCCAATAAACCAACTGCTATTCAATTTGAGATTTTTCCTACATCTTTAACAAAAGATGATTTTGAGGATCTTTTCATGCGGCTGATCTCTAAGTGGACATATATGccaaaatatacattttggaCTTATTTTTCACTACTGCAAGATATCATTTTGGAATATACTGATTTTGTTCAAACACTCTGTAAAGATGTAGTTTTGAACAAGAAACTTATGACCAAACTACAGGAATCAAGGTTTGATGTCGTTCTTGCAGATCCCGCTGGACCCTGTGGTGAGCTGCTGGCTGAGCTACTTAAAATACCTTTTGTGTACAGTCTCCGCTTCTCTGTTGGCTATACAATTGAAAGGTACAGTGGAGGACTTCCATTCCCTCCATCCTATGTACCTGTTGTCTTGTCAGAATTAAGTGATCAAATGACATTCATGGAGCGAGTAAAAAATATGATGTACGTGCTTTATTTTGATTTCTGGTTCCAAGCATTTAGTGAGAAGTGGGATCAGCTTTGCAGCAAAGCACTAG gaAGACCCACTACATTATTTGAGTTAATGGGGAAAGCTGAAATGTGGCTTATTCGAACCTATTGGGATTTTGAATTCCCTCACCCACTCTTGCCAAATTTTGAATTTGTTGGAGGCCTCCACTGCAAACCTGCTAAGCCTCTGCCTAAG GTTATATGGAGATATGATGGCAAAAAACCAGATACCTTAGGGCCAAATACTCGGCTCTATAAATGGATCCCCCAGAATGACCTTCTTG GCCATCCAAAAACCAAAGCCTTTATAACTCATGGTGGAACCAATGGCATCTATGAGGCGATCTACCATGGGATCCCTATGGTGGGCCTTCCTATGTTTGCGGATCAACCTGATAACATTGCTCACATGAAGACCAAGGGAGCAGCTGTCAGATTGGACTTCAACACTATTTCAAGTACAGATTTGCTCAATGCATTGAAGACTGTCATTAATGACCCTTC ATATAAGGAGAGTGCTTTGAAATTATCAAGAATTCATCATGACCAGCCAGTAAAGCCTCTGGATCGAGCGGTCTTCTGGATCGAGTTTGTCATGCGCCACAAAGGAGCCAAACATCTTCGGCCAGCCGCCCATGACCTCAGCTGGTTCCAGTACCACTCTTTGGATGTGATAGGGTTCCTGCTGGCCTGTGTGGCAACTGCTACATTTGTCATCacaaaatgtgttctgttttgttgccggaagctttttaaaacaggaaagaagaataaaagagagTAG